The following is a genomic window from Actinomadura sp. WMMB 499.
GACACCCCGATCACGCCGGGTTCCGCGAGCGGGTTGCCGAACACGCCCTGCATCATCGCACCGCCGCACCCGAGCGCCGCGCCGGTGACGACCGCGAGCATCACCCGCGGGAACCGGACGACCCAGAGCGCGTTCTCCGCCTGCGGCCCGGACGGCTCCGGCCCCACGTCGAGCCCGATCCGGTGCGCGATCGAGCCGAGCACCTCGGCGGGCGGTATCCGCACCTGCCCGAGCCCGGCCGCGACCACGACCGTCACGACGAGCGCGGCCCCGAGCCCGCCGACCAGCACCGGCGCGGGAACCCGCCGCCCCCGCTCCCGCGCGTGCCGTGCGGTCGCGCCCGTGGAGGCGGTCGGGCCCGTCGACCGCCCGGTCACGGCGGCACCGGAGGCGTCCGCACCCGCCGGACCGTCCGCACCCGCCGGACCGTCCGCACCCGCCGGACCGTCCGCGCCCGCCGGGGCGGGCACGCCGGGTTCGGCGGGCGGTTCCGTCCGTCGGCTCGTCTGCGTCATGGCACCTCGCAAGTTCGAATGATCGACCGTGCGGCGCCGCCGATCAAGGCCGGGACGGGACGGTGCGGGCCCGTGCTGGCGCTCGCCGGAGTCACGGCCGGTCGCAGGGGTGGTGGACGGCGGCGGCGAGGGCCTCGATGATCTCGCCGGTGCGGGGGCCGAAGGTGAGCAGGCCGCCGTCGTCGGCGTCGACGACGCGCCGGTTGCGGCCCGCGGGGGTCTGCGCGACGCCGGGGAGGTCGACGAGGCCGTCGACGCCGCCGACGGACGCGAGGCCCTTGGACATCACGAGGATCACGTCGGGCGCCGCGTTGATCATCCCCTCGCTGGTGAGCGGCCGGAATCCGCCGAGCCCGGCGGCGGTTCCGGCGTCGACGGCGCCGACGGCCTCGATGAGGGCGTCCGACCCGGCGCCGTCGCCGCCGATCAGGTAGACCCCGGCGGTGCCGCGCAGGTAGAGGAACGCGACGCGGAGCGGGCGGGCGGACGCCGCCGCGTCCCGCTTCGCGGCCTCGACCCGGCCCTCGATGCGGGTGCGGAGCTCCTTCCCGGCGTCCGGGACGCCGAGCGCCGCGGCGACGGCGGTGACGTGCTCGCCGATCGCGGGCAGCGTCTGCTCGTCGCCGATCATGACGACCGGGATGCCGGACGAGCGGAGCTGCTGCAGCGCCTCGGGCGGGCCGATCCCGGCGTCGGCGAGGACGACCGTGGGGTTCAGCCGCAGGATCGCCTCGGCCGACAGGTCGTGGCCGTTGTTCGTCACGAGCGGCAGGTCGCGGGCGGACGGGAACGTGGTGGAGGCGTCGCGGCCGACGACGCGGTCGCCGAGCCCGAGGCTGAACACGATCTCGGCGAGCGACCCGTACATGTTGACGGCGAGGATGCGCTCCGCGCCGCGCACGGTCACTTTCCGGCCGTCCGCCGACTCGACCGTGGCGGGCAGGTCGGGCTCCGGCGCGGGCTTCACCGGGTCGACGTCCCCGGGGGTGCGGACCGTCGACGGCCCGCAGCCGGCGGCGGCGTCGGTGACCGGGTCGTCCCCGAAGGAGGCGGTGCCCGCCGCGCAGCCGCTGAGCAGGACGAGCGCGAGCATGGCGGCGACGACGGTCCTCACGGCGTCGGCTCCGCCGGGGAGTTCCGGCGGCGGCGCAGCACGAGGACGCCGCCGGCCGCGACGGCGGCGACGGCCGCCGCCGCGCCGCCCGCCCACACGACGGCGGGGGCGCCGCCCTCGTCGAACGCGAGCGGCACGCGGACGTCCTGGGTGCGGTCCTGGCCGCGGGTGTGGTCGGCGCGGGTCGCGACGACGCAGCGGGTCTCGGCGCAGTCGACCGTGTCGTTCAGCGCGCCGGTGACGCTGAGCGTGACCTCGAAGGACCCGTCGGCGCCGTACTTCTCGGCGAGGCCCTTGCCGTACGGGGGCGGATCGTCGGAGATCCAGTGGGACGCGCCGGTCGAGCCGGTGGTGTCGGCGCCGCCGCCGCAGGGGGACGGCGCCTCGCCCGGCCCGTTGTCCTTGCAGAAGGCGACGTAGATGCCCTTGCCGGTGTCGAAGCCGTGGCCGGTGACGGTCACGGTCGTGGAGCCGCCGGCGGGCAGGCCGGTGGTCTCGGAGACCGTGACCGTCTGCCCTTCGGGGCCGTTGGCCGAGGCCGTACCGGCGAGTGCGGGTGTGGCGGGGGTGGTGAGGAGGAGACCGGCGGCGACCGCCGAGGCGGCCGCGCCGAACCGGACAGGGATTCGCAGCGCTCTCATGGTCCGTCCAAACCGTCGTTCCTGGTCGGCCCCTTGCCGCCGAGTGATCGTTACCTTAGCTTAGGCTCACCTAAGTTTCATTAGGCAAGGCTTACCTAAGGGGTTGGTCTCGTGAGTCGGCGCATCACCGGTGCGATCGTCGCGACCGCCGCCGGTCTCGGGCTGGTCGCGGTGGCCGGACCTGCGCACGCGGCGTCCCTGCGCGTCTCGAAGACGTCCGGGCTGGATCCCGCCGGGGAGTCGGTGACCGTCACCGGCTCCGGCTTCGACCCCGACCGCAACAACGGCTTCGGCGTGTACGTCGTGTTCGGGCCGCGCCGCGCCGACTTCCACCGGAACGCGAACGCCTTCGCCTCGGCCGTCTGGGTCCACAAGGGCGGCAGCGGCGGCGCGCAGGCGAAGATGAGCGCGTCCGGCACGTTCTCGGTCACCCTCACGGTGAAGGCCCGCTACACCGACGGCGACGGACGGTCCGTCGACTGCGCGAGCACGCGCTGCTACGTGATGGCGATGGCCGCGCACGGCGTCGCCGACCGCAGCCAGGACGCGTCCGTCCCCATGGCGTTCCGCGGCACGGGCGGGCCGTCCTCCTCGCCCGGACGGGACGGCGGTGCCGCGACCGGCTCGGGCGGCCCGGGCGGCCCGGCCGGATCCACCGGCTCGAGCGGCCCGGCCGGCGCGGCCGGCGCGGGGGCCGCGGGCGGCGCGGCCGGCGCGGGGGCCGCGGGCGGCGCGGGCGGCACGGCCGCCGGCGCGAACCCGCACGGCGGCCTCGCGACCACGCCCGGCGGCACCGCGAGCCCGGTGCCGCGGGCGTCCCCCGCCGGTTCCGCCGCGCCGCTCGCCGCCGAACCCGCCCGCGTCACCGCGTCCGGCCCGCCCGCGCGGTCGCCCTGGCCGTTCTGGCTGGCGGTCGCCGCGGTCGCCGCCGCCGGACTCGCCGTCCGCCGGCTGGCCCGCCGCCGCCCCTGAACCCCGCTCCGGCGCGAACCCGCGCCGGTCCCCTCCCTAAGGAGCACGCATGCACACCAACCGTGGACGAGCGGCGCGCAGGACGGCCGTCCTCGCCGGTACGGCCCTGCTCGGGCTCGGCCTGTCGGCGGCGCCCGCGCTCGCGGCCGGGCCCGCGACGACCGTCGCCCCGGCCGCCGACGCCGACCCCGCCGGGCAGGACATCCAGGTCACCGGAACCGGCTTCGACCCGGACATCAACAACGGGTTCGGCGTGTACGTCGCGTTCGGGCCGAAGAACGGCGACGACTGGTACCTGAACGCGAACGCGTACCAGGCGACGAAGTGGGTCCACAAGAACGCGTCGGGCAGCGGCGGCCAGGCGAAGATGAACGCCGACGGGACGTTCGACGTCACGCTCGCCGGGATCACCGCGCAGTACACCGACGGCGACGGCAACGCCGTCGACTGCCTGGTCACGCAGTGCTACGTCCTGACGTTCGCGGCGCACGGCTCGCCCGACCG
Proteins encoded in this region:
- a CDS encoding hemin ABC transporter substrate-binding protein, with the protein product MRTVVAAMLALVLLSGCAAGTASFGDDPVTDAAAGCGPSTVRTPGDVDPVKPAPEPDLPATVESADGRKVTVRGAERILAVNMYGSLAEIVFSLGLGDRVVGRDASTTFPSARDLPLVTNNGHDLSAEAILRLNPTVVLADAGIGPPEALQQLRSSGIPVVMIGDEQTLPAIGEHVTAVAAALGVPDAGKELRTRIEGRVEAAKRDAAASARPLRVAFLYLRGTAGVYLIGGDGAGSDALIEAVGAVDAGTAAGLGGFRPLTSEGMINAAPDVILVMSKGLASVGGVDGLVDLPGVAQTPAGRNRRVVDADDGGLLTFGPRTGEIIEALAAAVHHPCDRP